Part of the Thunnus albacares chromosome 11, fThuAlb1.1, whole genome shotgun sequence genome, TTCAAATGTGTTCAAATTTCAATTTCGAAGTTcagtttttaattacaattagcattaaatcattaatttatgCAGGAGATGTTTATATGATCCAATGTGATCATCACAATGCAATTTCTCTCAAAGTCCATAAAAGATCATGCTGAATTATCACACAGTCTTATTGTATGCAAAAGTACTCTGTATATACACAGAATTCACATAATGTTTGGCTTTAAGTCATGGAAAAGTCAGCTGGAAATCCATTGGCCATAATGTGTATGAACGCTGCCCCTAGCTTAACATAATATAAAGTGAAGAATTATCCATTGAGAATATTTCACTGGTTCCTTGGGGGTCCTCAGGCATTACAAATCCATTGAGCAGCTCCTTTGACTGTGCAGACATCATCTCACTATACTGTGTGTCAATCTAAAAATAGTCTCATTTACCTGATTTTCTCTGCTGCCTGGCAGGATGTTCTGCAACACTGAAGTCTCTCCTTCTTGTGGCCAACAGTGGAACAACAACCTCCACCCAGATTTGAAATGATGTCATCTCTTGTGCAAGAATTGTCACTTTATTGCATCTGGATTTTCATATCAATTAGCCATATACAGATAAACTTAAATCAAACTATGGCATTCAGATGATAAATCAGACCAATCTTGGGTATGTTTAAGTATCTAAAAAAGAAAGCATGAGAAGAACTATGGTAGAGTAATGCTGCTGCTACAGGAGGAAAGATTATTGATACATTAAAGAGTATAAGACTGACGTTGCCATGTGTTTGTGATTATGTAAAGAAAAAGTACTTGATTTGGAccatttttacaatattttctcTTCATGTGTGGTAGAAATGAACGTAATACAGCTGTAACCAGAAGGTGCATCTACACTGTATGTTTAAGAGTAAAGGCTATGCCATCAACTCATAGTCCCCTTCATGTCCCCTCAGGCTGAACAAGCTAAGAGTCTCACAGTCTCTCATTCAGTCAGTGCAGAAACGGCTGTTTCCTGTATTCTTCTCACAGCAACCAGTCAGGCGAGGTCACCAGAACTGTGCCTTCTTGCTCTGTTTCCTCCCACTACGGCGGCTCTTTCCAACCACAACATAGTCCCTCGGGTCCAAAGTGAGGTGACGCACTTTAAGCCAGTTTGACAGCACCCACAAAGGTGGCATCTCCATCCAGGGACACATTGGCTGTGGACCGGGGGATCAGCAGCTCCAAGTGGTCCCCGACCTCCAGCTTCGCAATACCTGAGGGATGAACAGTGCGATTCACACctggcattttcttttttttttcacctataccagactacacacacacacacacacagctattccacagacacacacacacatgcttgaGCTTGACTAAAGAGGAAAACATGCAGATTGACCTTCCGTAGCAGCTGCTGTAAAAAGGGTGAGCATAGCAGGACATAAACAATAACACAAGCTGACCTCCTGTGTAGCAGGTGTTGTAAGGGTAGATGGGGTTCATGTTCTGGATGCAGCGGGACAGGATCACATACTGAGGCTCGTCTCCCACCACATTCCTCTTCCTCCGGATCAACACATGGCCCATTGCAAAGGTGCTGTCCATGTAGTAGACCTGAACATATCAGAAATACAGGGTTAAATCTAGGTCTGGTGCCGGCATGGGTTTTAACATGCATCAACAGTGTACAAAGTGCAAAATGATATATCAATTTATTTCATACACATGCATCATTGACGTTACTTCAAGGTCTGTTAAACATCTGCATGCTTAGACAGAGCACACCCTTTTTCCTGCACTGTATGTAGTAGACATGTTCCTCTCTGGTGATTGGCACACAGTTCAGCAGTGCCCCCCTGTGGACAAACTATGAAAGGACAACAAATAGACCTACCTGACTGTACACAAAGTAGAAGCCCTCCTCTCTGACTATGATGCTGTCTCCGTCTGCCTCCAAAGCAGAGCCTCTCTTCAGCCCAGTCTGCCAGGGGATACCTGTGTGCGTGTCCTGATCGAATACTGAACCAAAACCTAACATTATATTAGAGAACATCTCAAAGCACTTAAGGCTCCACATCTACCAAAAGAGTTGGCCTGTTGCAATTGGTAATCATTTAGTCGCTGCTTAGGGTTTCTGCatacataattatttttcaattataGGTTTATTTAACATAAACTTGTTAGATCCAAATGAAAACTCATTTCAAATAGCAAAATGCTAATAAATACAACATGATAGGAAAtccaaataaaaatgaatacaaatcaccaaagtatactgtatatactgtaccttTCTTGAAGGTTTTCCTGCTACTGTTTGCCAACAATTGCAGGCAAGGCTGAGAAACTGTGACAAAACATAAGAGAAATTTATAGATGTTAAAACTGGccagcatcttttttttgttaccaTCTGCATATTGCTTATCTAATGGCTGTTAATCTTTTACTTCTGCTCcttccctttttccttttttggcaATATTCCATTGACGTGACAGCGGTATAAATGTTAATGACCTTTATACCAAGGTTTGTGAAATTGCTTGAACTTACGTTGAACACAGTTCCACATAACACTGTGGTATTATTTAACCGCACATCTGAACATGTGCTACTGCTTCACATGTTATCCAAAGTTGATGAGTCATTCACACAGTCTGTTTTAAAAGGACACTGTTTTGTTTGGGAATGTATCTCTGAgacaaatatttgattttgggctgtataaataaaattgacctgACAATGGTATAGGAAATATCATAACAATAAGAAAGATACTGCAGATTAGACCTTAATCACCACTTTACTGGAAAAAGAACTGTTCACATGTATGATAATATTCAATCTTGTTGCAATCTCACTCTCCAGGCAGACTAGCCATTAATAACAGCATGTACTGAACAGTAAACAGCCAGGCTCAGGTGTAGGCTAATGTGTCTTACCTAATGTCTCTGTTGCAGAGACAATTCTCTTCCTCCTTGTCAGGGTGAAAGGCTGTTGAGAGCCTGGCTGGTGCAGTGGCTCCTGGCCGCTTCTCCTGCTACTGATATTCTCAGTCTGTACAGACACAACATAGTCCTTagaaaaacaatacacacaAGTAAAACACAACATCTTGCATGTCTTTACAACCCCGTTCAGATGAGGAGATGAGGGTGTTTGATATGTCCCTGAGGACTAGCTGTCTCTCACCTGGCTTCCGTGCTTGGCCTCTTGTCCCTCTTCTCTCCTGCGACAAACCTCTGATTTGAGTCCCTCTACCTCAGCTCTGAGAGCCACCAGTTGGTACAAAGACAGAgctgaaagagaggaggaggtgaccGCAGCAAGTGTCAGCAGGAAAACTGGCCAGGACAGCCTCCCTTCACCTGCCTTTTGTCCAGTCCCAGGCTCCACACCTGCTAAAACTGCCATCACGGGTCCCATACAGTCTCACACTAGCAGCATGACGGGTCTCATGTCTGAACTACACGACCTCTCTTTTGACAAGACTCGGGCTAGGATTGGTGAATGTTTACTCCTGGCATCAGTGTTTTCTTTCCAGCTTTACCTTAATTCCTGCCTACAAGCCCTGCTGATTTCCTTAACTCTCGGTTTGGTCCGTCAGTAGCCGGTTCCAGTTCAGTCTGACGGACTACGCAGAACGAATACAGcataaaaaaaggcaaaacagcTTCCCCTCTATTGTTCCGCTCAGCTAACCACACTCACTACTTCCTGCCTGACCgatctctctccctttctcttcatcttgcTCCTTTATTACAAACCACATTTCAGTTTCTCCCACATTCTAACGAATATCCAGTGCAGGGAGTGGGAAAAGGGAGGACAGTCTTAGCAGTAAGATGGCAAACAGTATGTTTTGGACGTTGGGGGAGACATTTCAGACCAAggagaaattattattattaatgacaCCATTGCATTTAAATGAGACGGCTCAAGAGGCCAACAAGTACAGAAAGAGGGAAGTGCAAAAATGACTTCAACTTTTAATGGCAACATAACTTAGCAAAACAAACTGCGATTCCCAGAATATAAAAAGTGAAATGGTAGAAATAGTCAAGATGTATGAATGAATTTGAAACTAGGCAATTTTTCTGTTAAAGTGGATTTACAATACAGAAAAACCAGACATGACAAGCAATTTTCATGTATCAATTTTATTACATGTTACAGTACAGAAAATAGAAAGTGAAAATGTGTGCTTACAAAAGAAGTTGTCGACATTGTTCTTaaatagaaaagaaacaactctaaaatggaaaaattcCTTAAACTGACTGTTTCATACTAAAGATAAAGATGAATCATTCAGATGTCTGACTGTTCACATATCCCATCAATGTTTCTTCAGTGTGGAGTCACTGCATGTCACGGTAAATGTACAGAAATAATGTCAACACTGTGCAGGCTCATTACAGAAATTTGCCAAGACTCAACATAATCACATGCCAGCTTGCAAACGCAACTCACAAATTTCAAATTATGCCAACACTTTGAACAGCATTCATACCACTTTATTCACAATCAGAAGAACATATAAAAGTATGTTCCATAGTGCAGTCACACAATAACTagcaaattattttctttataaaaaaaaaaaaaaaaaatgaacagacaTTCAGTTTGATTCCATTTCTTTTCAACATCAGGGTCTTGACAGTAACAACACATTTCAGGATAAAAACCAACACAATAATTCTATGTATTATTAATTTTGCTTTAGGCCAGccaccaaaacaacaaaatcaagtgaatgaatgaagagagggtGCAATGCAAACTAAGAGCAGTGTGTAAAAGAAAGTGTGTGGAAGGACACGAGTATGCACTCACGTTAAGAAATCAGACTGCACAATGTGCACTGCCAACATATGATGGgtaaaaatcataaaactgCATCTAACTGATCATGGGGGTTACGTATATTACAAAAACGTCTGAAATGGTTCAGTGCCACTGCTGGGAAAATGTCACAcgaaaaagggagaaaagatTATCTGTACATTATTTCTTATAAAGCACACTTGTTCATTTAAGACCAAAATTTACATTCATAGTAGCCTTTACACCATTGTTCAAGTTGttaacacactgacacaaacatatTTGGTCTTTCggtgtttaattttgtttagcATACTGTTTAACAAACAGTATCACATATGGCTAAGGAAATCCGTTGTGTATTTAAATGGCTTTGATACCTCTGCAGTGCAGCGTGCTGCATTTTGAAAGCAAGAGCAGATAACAGTGTTTTAAATTGTCAGGCTCTGCTCCACCCCCTGGAAGACATGCAGGAATGGTTAATTAGCTCATTAAAAGCCCTCCAAGTGAGTaaagccattttgccacacaaGCATCGGGTGAGACGAGAACCTAGAATCCTCCAAATGACAATTATAACGCTGATGACAATAACAAATTATGTTTGTTAAAAAGCTTACAATTTAATTTCCAATAATTAAAAGGACAGATTCAGATTTTTCAAGActatcttaatacaatactctcatgcacatatgtatgtatgttgaaAGAGTTATTAGTGATTGTAATCCTGTCTATACTAACTGTTAAGAAATCCGTTCCTATTGCTACTCCAATGAAATAGATTGAGGAAAAAAACTAAGTTCtgctgaagctaatatgaggcttctacagtctgagttagacaaaaaaaaagacagtatcTTTCGAGGTTACTCTTTTTCACCCAAaatttcctttttgtgttttgcaagACATCATTTCCTTGTTGATCTGCAGAAATGCAGTAGTGACGCAAAAACAGAATTTTGCACTCAACAGGTGGCTCAACTTTAGAGAATATCCACTTAATTTggctaactcagactgctgaagcctcattttcGCTTCAGTTAAACTCTCTTGACggctagtatgaacaggaggactACACCAACCAGTAActttttcaatgttcatatgtgtTACAGTGCTGTATCAAGACAGACCACACCCAGAACAAACGCTCCTTACCAAACTACAGGAGCCAAAGCTGCTCAATAGGAAGTCCGACCAATTTCAGAGTACAGACAATCCTGTGAGCTAGTTGTCTTCAAACAGGACACAGTGCCAGGAAGAATATCTTGTAGCTTATCCCTGTCACATAGAAACACAAGAAGTCTGATAAGAAAAAGATCTTAAGGACAACTTATCTTTGATGGGGACAAACTTGTCAACATTATCTTAGGGACCTCTTTATTTCAGCCAACAAATGACTTTTTGTAGCTGAATATAACTATTCAGCAGCACAAATCTTTACACTATTGTGCCAAACAAAATTTTCAAGGGTACATATATACTGATCACTACAATGTCATGACATGCCAAGCTGCTGCAAGTACTCAATATTAATGTTCCTCAccaaaaagggaaagaaaaaacatccttATGTTCCTCTAAGTATTGCTCAGAAGATGTTAGCCTACGAAACGCAACACTTGAGTAAACTTGAACAAAAAAGTGCAATGTATtgacaaaacatatttatatatatacacagtataggCCTACATATCCTCAGTGTCTCATTTTGTATTTCAGAAGAAGTGTAATTTGAATTGCAGTAGTAATCTGTTTTCACTGATATACTGTAGGACCTTATAGGGTCATTATAGAAAGCGCAATTGTTTCAGTGATTGTAATTAATTTCAGTAGACGCACCACAGCTGATTCTTTTGTGGTTGTGACACATCTTTCAGTGTGAGCATGTATGCTCtggcttcattcataaaaaggtCACAAGTACATGCATTCAGAgttgaaacacaaaataacctATGAGGGTAATGTTTCCCTTTCTTAAAACCTTGACTAAGTCAAATCATTTTGACAAAGATGTTACATTTACAGAAAGGtaaaaagagtgaaataaaataaaaacccagacaaaagcataaaaaaattTACATTCTTCCCAAAAAATCTATTATGTCAGTCTCATCAATTTCTTGACTGCCTTTCCTTCATCCAGCCCATAACCTTTAGTCAGTCATTCCTGTCAGATAATGGTGACACTAGCAGAGGGCTGAGCACTCTCTTCATGGGCATGGCTCTTCATCAGGTCTTTTATGAACTGCTCCAAAGCAGCGAAGTAGCCCTGACACTGCCACGTGTCGTTGTGTGTGCCCTCTGGAAAGATAGCCAGGCGTTTAGTCCGTGCAGGAGACAGCTCATACAGTTGTTTCATCATGACTGGTGGGATGAGCTGGTCCGACAGACCAGACACGAACAGAGAGGGCATGCGGCAGAGCGCCACCTGCCGATAGGACAGGAACTGATTCCTGTAGCACCACAAGGGCAGCAGACGCATGGGCAAGAAGGAGAAGAGTGTCGCTGCCATGTGTGGGATGCTGAGGAAGGTATTTTCAACAATAATGGCTGCTACACGGTGAGGATTGACTGACGCCAAGCGCACGGCCACAGCACCACCTAGTGAGCGGCCAAACAGTACCACCTTTGTCTTGTCCAGATCAGGACGGGTCATGACATAGTCCAGCGTGGCCTCGGCATCCAGGTACAGCCCATCCTCGCTGGGCTCACCCTCGCTCTTTCCATAGCCACGATAGTCCACCAGCACCACATTGGCTTTCAGATTGACCAGCATCAGCAGAGCGTTTGGCACCCTGTGACCTATATTGCCTGCATTACCATGGAAATAAAGGATGGTAGGTGGAGCTGAGGAGGAAGGGCTGCTTTGATTGCCAGGGGTGACTCCAGGAGGCATGTCCCCTCCTGTGTAGCGAAGCAGGATAAGGTTGAGCTTCACACCGTCCTTGGTGCGAATGTACACATTCTCATGTGGGATTCCCGTTGGCATGGGAACATAAAGGCGAGAGGAGGAGGGCTGGTCGGGGAAGTAGAGGAGCACATCCTGGAATTTGTAGAGGATGCCCGCCACAGAGGCTAGGATGAGAGCCAGGAGAAAAAATCCTCCATATAGGTGAAAGGTTAGGATTAGGGCCAACAGGGAGACGCGACAGGCACCCCAAGACCAGGAGGCCAGAGTCAGGGTACACCGCTCCATTGCCCCCCACAGCCTCCAGGGCTTCTCCATCGCTACACAAGAGCTGagtcacacaacacacactctgcaAATACAGAGAGAACCAAAGAGAGAGTAGAGGGTAAGGGAAGATGGTAGAATATAAATGTACATGATCAAGAAATttgaattaattgttttatctattcatatgaaaattaaatgacaaatttcACGATAAGTTACCCAAGCACATAGTGAAAAGGCAAAATACAAATTTTATTtaacttcatttttaaaaaatgacataagaaaagaggaaagacaaGCAAATCCTGACATTTGAGAATCTGTAAGCAACAACAATATTGTATTGCAATAAATGACTGCACCAATTACACTGTATACTGATGTTTAACATTTGAACACAGTAGCCTTTATAAGATGGCCATTATAAAGTTCTGCTTCAACTTTTCAGCCTTAACAGCCCTCATAACTCAAAAGGCCCTCTGTGCTACTGATTATGCCTCTCCAACTATTCATCTAACTGGCGACAGCACTGTCTGTCTCCATCCTGTGTTTACTGGACTTTGATATCAGTCTGTCCATAATTTGAACATATTACTGCTAAATACACTAGACTTTTGCTGCTATTTAGGTTTTTATACTTTAATGTACGTGTGTGGATATATAATTCATTTACTCTACGTTTCTGAAACTTTCTTCACAGATTTGCTAAGTATATTTTCAGTAGTCAAGTTTTTTGAAATCGTTTATTCTGCAAGTGCAAGATTTTTGGTGTGGGAGaaacaatttcatttcaatgtatgCGAGTACTGCGAAATGACAATACAGAAATATTGAATCTTGACGGCCACAACTGCACAATCACTCATAATTGACACCAAATCatgatgaactgaaaacaccttctttaattaatcaataatgcagTGCTGGGGCTCTCCAGGACCAGGGTGCACCCACACAACGTTAGTTTACATGGACAAAAACCGAGGATGCATTTAAGGCTGGATAGTGACAGCTGCTAACTTACCAGGCAAAAGGAACATACGACTAGCGTTAGCTGGGAGAGTTTAAACTACCGTTTAACGTCAGCTATCACTCAGATTTATATTTCTAGACTGTCAAGTTAGCAACTGGCGATCAACTAAGCTTTAAAATTACTTCCCAAACCGCCTTAGCTCGATAACAAGCATGCTAACTGTCAAGCTATCCTTTAGCCTGCTAGTGCTATCGGCACTATTAGCTAGCTACCTAGCGCTAACTCATCAATGCTTAATAATGCAGCCATATACTCACCCTTCTCTCATTTTTAATGCCTCAGCTGCATGATTCTTTTACAAaacagtaacacacaaacagcacagtCACTGTCATTCAGCTCTGTAGCAGTTAACTAAATTATAGTGGAAGTTTAAGTGGCGAGGACGCGAGGTGAGTGACTGTCAGCAAGAACCGGCGAGGCTAGCAGCAGCACAGCTGGTTAGCATCCCTGATGTAGCCGCCAAGAGCTCCGTGTTCAGCTCAACACAAGACACAAGGTTCCGCGTAAAACCTGTGCTTCACAGTGCTGCAGCGTGCTGAAATACTGTCTGACATATTGTTATAGAGAGAGCAGCGCTAACTAATTCCTCATATCAATCATGTATGATTTAAAACGCCGTGTAATGTGCAACACAACACGTTGGGCGTTAAATACAGTCAGCTAAAGTTTAGTAGTCGACATTGCATGTGCAATTAAATTTTTGACCACCAGGTGCTGCTCTTGGAaagaatataattaaaaaaaatcttttaaagatcccctccagacatgttttaagatgtatattaaatactctactttgaataataatttgtgccTGAGATGGGTTTTTCCATAAAAtagttcaattatcttgttaaaatcattaaaattacatctactccttctccctcaatAAAAATCCcgaatctataaatatgcaaatatgtttaatttcagaaatttaactgctggacacaagatgtcccCTGCTTCACTGTTAAGTCCATTCTTagtgtttgtgtactggaggcttcaagtttccatatcacacttgCATAAAttgcatattggaccaggattagCTCCAAACTATGCTTGTAGGCCGACTCcttaaaatgagattttcagtgagcacatg contains:
- the tnfsf13b gene encoding tumor necrosis factor ligand superfamily member 13B isoform X2, encoding MGPVMAVLAGVEPGTGQKAGEGRLSWPVFLLTLAAVTSSSLSALSLYQLVALRAEVEGLKSEVCRRREEGQEAKHGSQTENISSRRSGQEPLHQPGSQQPFTLTRRKRIVSATETLVSQPCLQLLANSSRKTFKKVFDQDTHTGIPWQTGLKRGSALEADGDSIIVREEGFYFVYSQVYYMDSTFAMGHVLIRRKRNVVGDEPQYVILSRCIQNMNPIYPYNTCYTGGIAKLEVGDHLELLIPRSTANVSLDGDATFVGAVKLA
- the tnfsf13b gene encoding tumor necrosis factor ligand superfamily member 13B isoform X1: MGPVMAVLAGVEPGTGQKAGEGRLSWPVFLLTLAAVTSSSLSALSLYQLVALRAEVEGLKSEVCRRREEGQEAKHGSQTENISSRRSGQEPLHQPGSQQPFTLTRRKRIVSATETLVSQPCLQLLANSSRKTFKKGFGSVFDQDTHTGIPWQTGLKRGSALEADGDSIIVREEGFYFVYSQVYYMDSTFAMGHVLIRRKRNVVGDEPQYVILSRCIQNMNPIYPYNTCYTGGIAKLEVGDHLELLIPRSTANVSLDGDATFVGAVKLA
- the abhd13 gene encoding protein ABHD13 — protein: MEKPWRLWGAMERCTLTLASWSWGACRVSLLALILTFHLYGGFFLLALILASVAGILYKFQDVLLYFPDQPSSSRLYVPMPTGIPHENVYIRTKDGVKLNLILLRYTGGDMPPGVTPGNQSSPSSSAPPTILYFHGNAGNIGHRVPNALLMLVNLKANVVLVDYRGYGKSEGEPSEDGLYLDAEATLDYVMTRPDLDKTKVVLFGRSLGGAVAVRLASVNPHRVAAIIVENTFLSIPHMAATLFSFLPMRLLPLWCYRNQFLSYRQVALCRMPSLFVSGLSDQLIPPVMMKQLYELSPARTKRLAIFPEGTHNDTWQCQGYFAALEQFIKDLMKSHAHEESAQPSASVTII